One Scyliorhinus canicula chromosome 12, sScyCan1.1, whole genome shotgun sequence genomic region harbors:
- the LOC119974894 gene encoding LOW QUALITY PROTEIN: general transcription factor II-I repeat domain-containing protein 2A-like (The sequence of the model RefSeq protein was modified relative to this genomic sequence to represent the inferred CDS: inserted 1 base in 1 codon; deleted 1 base in 1 codon), which translates to MAKRKVDLENRGFQGRWEAEYMFVDIKGKPVCLVCGDGVAVIKEYNVRRHYETKHHVKYKHLDKKQKLQKVEELKRSLASQQAMVIKAKSQSEAAVKASFIVAAEIAKSAWPFTEGEFVKNCMIKVCDVVCPDKRQAFPNVSLSRNTVADRVRELATNLQQQLVGKGSDFIAYSLAVDESKDTSDTAQLSIFIRGVDSSLCVTEELLGLRSMHGTTTGKDLFEEVSRCVNIMRLPWNKLVGLTTDGAPAMCGQKSGLVGRIREKMREENGTGELTAYHCIIHQESLCGKALKMEHIMSIITRAVNFIRANGLNHREFKSFLEELGSEYNDLPYHTEVRWLSQGKVLKRCFELREEICQFMESKGKDTTELWDKKLLCEVAFLCDITSHLNALNLQLQGRGHVITDMYAAVRAFKTKLRLWETQMQQENLSHFPCCQIMKEQVSTRVFPCAQFAEKLSILGADFTRQFADFEAQKNRFELLSNPFAADVESVPTNIQMELIELQCSDTLKAKYDSVGAAQFLRFIPSTMPQLRNQAAQMLSMFGSTYLCEQLFSLMKINKTSHRSRLSDEHXSSAQSLTPNIDELASEMRCQVSGLD; encoded by the exons ATGGCTAAACGAAAGGTGGACTTAGAAAACAGGGGTTTTCAAGGCAGATGGGAGGCAGAGTATATGTTCGTGGATATAAAGGGCAAACCTGTTTGTCTTGTGTGCGGAGACGGTGTGGCTGTAATCAAAGAATATAACGTACGACGACACTATGAAACGAAACACCACGTCAAGTACAAGCATCTGGACAAGAAACAGAAGCTCCAGAAGGTAGAAGAGTTGAAAAGAAGTTTGGCGTCACAGCAGGCTATGGTCATAAAGGCCAAATCACAAAGTGAGGCTGCTGTAAAGGCTAGTTTTATTGTGGCAGCAGAGATCGCTAAATCAGCTTGGCCCTTTACCGAGGGAGAATTTGTTAAAAACTGCATGATTAAAGTTTGCGACGTCGTGTGTCCAGATAAAAGGCAAGCCTTTCCAAATGTGAGCCTGAGCAGAAACACCGTTGCCGACCGTGTACGTGAGCTTGCCACCAATCTACAACAACAGTTGGTGGGAAAGGGAAGTGATTTCATTGCATATTCCCTTGCTGTGGATGAGAGCAAGGACACTTCTGATACTGCCCAATTGTCAATTTTCATCCGTGGAGTGGACTCAAGTCTGTGTGTAACAGAGGAACTTTTGGGATTAAGATCAATGCATGGCACAACTACTGGAAAAGATCTCTTTGAAGAGGTATCCAGATGTGTAAATATAATGAGGCTGCCTTGGAATAAACTTGTGGGACTGACGACAGATGGAGCGCCCGCGATGTGCGGTCAAAAGAGTGGATTGGTGGGCAGAATCCGGGAGAAGATGCGGGAGGAAAACGGCACAGGTGAGCTGACAGCTTATCACTGCATCATACACCAAGAATCGTTGTGTGGCAAAGCCTTGAAAATGGAACATATAATGAGCATCATAACACGAGCAGTTAACTTCATAAGAGCCAACGGTTTAAATCACCGCGAGTTCAAGTCGTTTCTGGAGGAGTTAGGTTCAGAATATAATGATTTGCCTTATCACACAGAGGTGCGATGGCTAAGTCAAGGAAAAGTGCTGAAAAGATGTTTCGAGTTGCGTGAGGAGATCTGTCAGTTCATGGAAAGCAAAGGGAAAGACACAACAGAGCTCTGGGATAAAAAGTTGCTTTGTGAAGTGGCGTTTCTGTGTGACATCACGAGCCATCTCAACGCGCTCAACCTACAGCTTCAGGGGCGGGGCCATGTGATCACAGACATGTACGCTGCAGTGAGGGCTTTTAAAACTAAGCTGCGCCTGTGGGAGACGCAGATGCAGCAAGAAAACTTGAGCCATTTTCCGTGCTGCCAAATTATGAAAGAGCAGGTCTCTACTAGGGTGTTCCCATGTGCACAGTTTGCTGAAAAACTTAGCATACTTGGTGCCGACTTCACACGACAATTTGCCGACTTTGAAGCCCAAAAAAAT AGGTTTGAACTGCTCAGTAATCCATTTGCAGCTGACGTGGAAAGCGTACCAACCAATATACAAATGGAGCTGATTGAACTCCAATGTAGTGACACACTCAAGGCAAAGTATGACTCGGTGGGTGCTGCACAGTTTCTACGTTTCATCCCCAGCACAATGCCTCAGCTGCGTAACCAAGCTGCTCAAATGCTCTCTATGTTTGGCAGCACATACCTGTGTGAACAACTGTTCTCTTTGATGAAGATAAACAAAACATCACACAGGAGTCGTCTTTCTGATGAAC CTTCCTCAGCTCAGAGCCTGACTCCAAACATTGATGAACTTGCATCCGAGATGAGATGTCAAGTATCTGGCTTAGactag